In Candidatus Zixiibacteriota bacterium, the genomic stretch AGAATGTTACGTATGGCGGCAACACCTCGAATTCTCAGTCAAAATGCCTGTGCTCAAGAATGTCACCGGGCTGACATTTCAAGGCTGAACAAATGGCATCAAGAGTCGCCAGTCTGATCGCCTTGGCCTTCCCCTGCTTGAGAATCGATAGATTCGGCATGGTGATCCCCACCAGTTTCGATAACTCAGTGAGTCGCATTTTTCGTTTGGCCAGCATCACATCCAGATTAATTATAATAGCCATAAAGCACCTCAAATTGTCAGCTCTGACTCGCTCTTAAGGTGATATCCCTCCTTGAAAGCAACTGAAATTACAAACAAGCATATACCGACAAAGAGCATCTTGAAGTCTGTTGCCACCATTACGGTTTGAAAAACCGATTCACTGAACGTCGTGAAATTGACTGCCTCAACGATAAGATCTTCAGGGATGATTACAGGAACAA encodes the following:
- a CDS encoding helix-turn-helix domain-containing protein — protein: MAIIINLDVMLAKRKMRLTELSKLVGITMPNLSILKQGKAKAIRLATLDAICSALKCQPGDILEHRHFD